Below is a genomic region from Streptomyces ferrugineus.
GCCCAGGGGGCCGTATGAGCGGATTGTGACGCGGTCAGCCTGGCGGTCGCCTCGGCGGGTGGGGCGGAGGCGGGTGGTGATGCGGCGGCGTTCGCCGGCGGGGATCGTCAGGCGGTGGCGGGAGGCCGCCGTTTCCGTGCCGGGCTGCCAGCTGCTGGGTGGCCATGCGTCGCGGAGGTTCGCGCGCAGGGGGCGGCCGGACGGGTTGGTGATGGTGAGAGTGACGTCGGCCGTCTCGCCCAGGCGTGCCGAGGTGTCGCCGGAGCGGGTCAGACCGAGGCGGCGTACCGGTGCGGCCAGGGCGAAGTCGCAGGCGCAGGCCGCGGCCAGGGGAGCGTTGACCGCGAGGAGGCCCGTCCAGCTGGGGTCCCAGAGGCCTACGGGGAGGGAGCCCAGGGCCGCTAGGAGTGCGGCGCGTCCGGTGAGTGCCATCAGCGGGGGACGGGGACGTGGGCGAGGATCGCGTTGATCACGGAGTCGGCGGTGACGCCTTCCATCTCGGCCTCCGGGCGGAGCTGGACGCGATGGCGGAGAGTGGGGAGGGCGAGGGCCTTCACGTCGTCGGGGATGACGTAGTCGCGGCCGGTCAGCCAGGCCCAGGCGCGGGCGGTGGCGAGGAGGGCCGTGGCGCCTCGGGGCGAGACGCCCAGGGTCAGGGACGGCGATTCTCGGGTGGCTCGGCAGATGTCGACCACGTAGGCCGTGATCTCCGGGGAGACCGTCGTCTTGGCGACGGCCATGCGTGCCGCCTCGAGGTCTGCGGGGCCCGCCACGGGGCGTACGCCGGCGGCGCGCAGGTCGCGTGGGTTGAAGCCCTCGGCGTGGCGGGTGAGGACGTCGATCTCGTCCTGGCGGGTGGGGAGCGGGATCGTGAGCTTGAGGAGAAAACGGTCCAGCTGGGCCTCGGGGAGGGGGTACGTGCCTTCGTACTCGACCGGGTTCTGGGTCGCGGCGACCAGGAAGGGGTCGGGGAGTGGGCGAGGGGTGCCGTCGACCGTGACCTGGCGTTCCTCCATGGCCTCCAGGAGGGAGGACTGGGTCTTCGGTGGGGTGCGGTTGATCTCGTCGGCGAGGAGGAGGTTGGTGAAGACCGGGCCGGGCTGGAAGGAGAACTCGGCGGTGCGGGTGTCGTAGACGAGGGAGCCCGTCACATCGCTCGGCATGAGGTCGGGGGTGAACTGGACGCGCTTGGTGTCGAGTTCTAGTGCGGACGCGAGAGCGCGGACGAGCAACGTTTTGGCGACCCCGGGGACTCCTTCTAGTAGGACGTGTCCGCGGCAGAGGAGGGCGACGACGAGGCCGGTCACGGCGGGGTCCTGGCCGACCACGGCTTTGGCGATCTCGGCGCGCAGGGCTTCCAGGGAGGCCCGGGCGGTGCCCGCATCCCCGGTGTTCCCGGCGTTGTCAGTGGTCGGGTCCATCATGGACGGCGTACCTCTCTTTCGAGGGCGTCGAGTTGGTCGGCGAGGGAGATGAGTGCGGCGTCGTCGCTGGGCGGCGGGCCGAAGAGGAGGGTGTGCAGGGTCTGTCCGTCTCCGTGGTTGTGGAGATGGGCGGACAGAGCGGGGAGCAGGGCCTCGGGCGCGTGCGCCTGGGAGACGGGGACACCTACGAGGGGGGCGAGGCGCGTGCGGGTGGTGGAGCGAAGAGCGGCGGCCGCGCGGTCGCGGGCGTTCGCCTTGCGGTAGAGGCGGGCGCGGCCTTCGACGGTTTCGGAGGCGCGGATCGCCACGGGGAGTTTTTCGGGCACGAGGGGGCCCAGTCGGCGTGCCCGCCACAGGGCGGCCAGGGCTGCGGCGAGGAAGAGCTGGAGTGTGCCCCAGAGCCAGCCCGAGGGGAGCAGGTCGAAGAAGCTGCGTTCGTCGTCCTCGTCGGCGGCCGACGTGTCGGAGAGCGAGGGGAGGTACCAGACCAGATGGGGCCGGGAGCCGAGGAGTTGGAGGGCGAGGGAGGCGTTGCCCTGCTCGTCGAGACGTTCGTTGTGGAGGATGTCGGGTGCGCCGAGGACGACGGTGTCGCCGTCCCCGTCGTTCTCCGGGATGCGCAGGAGGGTGGCCAGTCGGTCGCTGGGGTAGCACTCGTCGGCGTCGAGGTGGGTGGTGGTGTAGCGGACGCCGCCCAGGTCGGCGGTGCCGGCGCGCCGGGCGGCGGGCAGCGCGCAGTCGGGGGCGAGCTCCGAGTCGAGGCTGGTGGCGGGGTCCGCGGTGACTCCGGGGGCGAGTCGTTCGACGGACCAGCTGCCGGGGGCGACGAGGACGGTGCGGCCTTCGGAGCCGGCTGTCGCCGAGCGCAGCAAGGACTGTTGACGGTGGGTCAGCAGGTCGGGGGCGGCGACCAGGAGGGTGCTGTTCGCGGTGGTCGCGGCGCGTGCCTCGTCCAGGGTGGTGACCACGCGTGTGTCCACGCCGCGGTCGGTGAGGAGTTCGGCGACGGCCCGGCTGCCCTTGGGGTCGGCGGAGCGTGGGTCGAGGGCCCCGTGCCGGGCGTCGGAGCGGATGGTGGCGATCACGACGGCCGCCGCCAGCAGGACCACGAGGGCGAGGGCGATGCCTCGCGCGCGGGTCCACACCTGGCGTGCGCTGGGCGAGGCCGAGGTGGACGGGAGCGTGGCCTCGGTGGTCATTCGGCGGCTCCCTGGCGGGCGTTGTGGGCCGTGCTGGGGGCGCTGCTGGCCAGTTGGGGCTTGGTGGTCTCCAGGTCGCGGTCGAGTTCCGCGATGCGTTGGTACGTC
It encodes:
- a CDS encoding AAA family ATPase, which codes for MDPTTDNAGNTGDAGTARASLEALRAEIAKAVVGQDPAVTGLVVALLCRGHVLLEGVPGVAKTLLVRALASALELDTKRVQFTPDLMPSDVTGSLVYDTRTAEFSFQPGPVFTNLLLADEINRTPPKTQSSLLEAMEERQVTVDGTPRPLPDPFLVAATQNPVEYEGTYPLPEAQLDRFLLKLTIPLPTRQDEIDVLTRHAEGFNPRDLRAAGVRPVAGPADLEAARMAVAKTTVSPEITAYVVDICRATRESPSLTLGVSPRGATALLATARAWAWLTGRDYVIPDDVKALALPTLRHRVQLRPEAEMEGVTADSVINAILAHVPVPR
- a CDS encoding DUF4350 domain-containing protein, encoding MTTEATLPSTSASPSARQVWTRARGIALALVVLLAAAVVIATIRSDARHGALDPRSADPKGSRAVAELLTDRGVDTRVVTTLDEARAATTANSTLLVAAPDLLTHRQQSLLRSATAGSEGRTVLVAPGSWSVERLAPGVTADPATSLDSELAPDCALPAARRAGTADLGGVRYTTTHLDADECYPSDRLATLLRIPENDGDGDTVVLGAPDILHNERLDEQGNASLALQLLGSRPHLVWYLPSLSDTSAADEDDERSFFDLLPSGWLWGTLQLFLAAALAALWRARRLGPLVPEKLPVAIRASETVEGRARLYRKANARDRAAAALRSTTRTRLAPLVGVPVSQAHAPEALLPALSAHLHNHGDGQTLHTLLFGPPPSDDAALISLADQLDALEREVRRP